From the Oleiharenicola lentus genome, one window contains:
- a CDS encoding 5'-methylthioadenosine/S-adenosylhomocysteine nucleosidase, with product MFPTSRRDFLCRLALLVGLFWPLLIRAAEPSKPLIAVLNAYPPEMDAMVKEFGLLDGGFREQQVKGFRYFHGQVEGKDVVVFETGMSLVNAAMALQLALERLPITHVLFAGVAGGTDPDLHVGDVVIPEQWAYHSEAAYFNPTPDGSGWIKADYFKQQYPNFGMIFPDAVHATRSDRPRFEKTPFFPADPALLATARRAVAKLGPFTSAKTGRKVTVSFGGVGVTGTVFLDNRDYRKFVRETWGARCADMETTAYAHVCYTNQVPFLAVRALSDLAGGQDHGEKNPIDAHESVSSAHAVKVLRAILREM from the coding sequence ATGTTCCCCACATCCCGCCGTGATTTCCTATGCCGATTGGCCCTGTTGGTCGGGCTGTTTTGGCCCCTTCTGATCCGGGCCGCCGAACCGTCCAAGCCGCTGATCGCCGTGCTCAACGCCTACCCGCCCGAGATGGACGCGATGGTGAAGGAGTTTGGCCTGCTCGACGGCGGGTTCCGCGAGCAGCAGGTGAAGGGCTTCCGCTACTTCCACGGCCAGGTCGAGGGCAAGGATGTGGTCGTGTTCGAGACCGGCATGAGCCTCGTCAACGCCGCCATGGCGCTGCAACTCGCGCTCGAGCGCCTGCCGATCACGCACGTGCTTTTCGCCGGCGTGGCCGGTGGCACGGATCCCGACCTGCACGTGGGTGATGTCGTCATCCCTGAGCAATGGGCCTATCACAGCGAAGCGGCCTATTTTAATCCGACCCCCGACGGCTCAGGCTGGATCAAGGCCGATTATTTCAAGCAGCAGTATCCGAACTTCGGCATGATCTTCCCCGACGCCGTCCATGCCACGCGCAGCGACCGGCCCAGATTCGAGAAGACGCCATTCTTCCCCGCCGATCCAGCCCTGCTGGCCACCGCCCGCCGGGCGGTGGCCAAACTGGGCCCGTTCACCAGCGCCAAGACCGGGCGCAAAGTCACGGTGAGCTTCGGAGGCGTGGGCGTGACCGGCACCGTGTTCCTCGACAATCGCGACTACCGGAAATTTGTGCGCGAGACCTGGGGGGCGCGCTGCGCCGACATGGAGACGACGGCCTACGCGCACGTGTGCTACACGAACCAGGTTCCGTTCCTCGCGGTGCGCGCGCTCAGTGACCTCGCGGGCGGCCAGGATCACGGCGAGAAAAACCCCATCGACGCCCACGAGTCCGTTTCCTCCGCCCACGCGGTCAAGGTGCTGCGCGCCATCCTCCGTGAGATGTAA
- a CDS encoding lysophospholipid acyltransferase family protein, with product MFRQHILPWLVLWFYRTWVATWRTTVIHSKAFQEMLDNGRPCVLAHWHRDELAVVRYVGTYRVATMTSNSRDGQLIDFVIRHLGGVTTKGSSSSGGASGLRALIRLMKAGHCTSMAVDGPRGPIFKAKPGVFELSKLTGAAIIPVGVASQSRIIFEKSWNKARLPKPFTRVVVIFGEPLEVDIRNEPDLHSPQLAERLEASITGTCQEAEALGRKQVGSNPARAGGFA from the coding sequence ATGTTTCGCCAACATATTCTACCCTGGTTGGTCCTGTGGTTCTACCGCACCTGGGTTGCGACCTGGCGCACCACCGTAATCCATTCCAAGGCGTTTCAGGAGATGCTGGACAACGGCCGACCCTGCGTGCTTGCGCACTGGCATCGCGATGAACTGGCCGTGGTTCGCTACGTCGGCACCTACCGCGTGGCGACGATGACCTCGAACAGCCGGGACGGGCAGCTGATCGACTTCGTCATCCGCCATCTCGGCGGCGTTACCACCAAGGGTTCCTCCAGCAGCGGTGGCGCGAGCGGGCTGCGGGCGCTGATCCGGCTCATGAAGGCCGGGCATTGCACCTCGATGGCGGTGGACGGCCCGCGCGGGCCGATTTTCAAGGCCAAACCCGGTGTCTTTGAGCTGAGCAAGCTGACCGGAGCGGCGATCATCCCGGTGGGGGTGGCCAGTCAAAGCCGGATCATTTTCGAGAAGTCCTGGAACAAGGCGCGTTTGCCCAAGCCGTTCACGCGGGTGGTGGTGATTTTCGGCGAGCCCCTGGAGGTGGATATCCGGAATGAGCCCGACCTCCACAGTCCCCAACTCGCGGAGCGGTTGGAAGCCAGCATCACGGGGACTTGCCAGGAAGCGGAGGCACTGGGCCGGAAGCAGGTGGGCAGCAACCCGGCTCGCGCGGGTGGGTTTGCATAG
- a CDS encoding glycoside hydrolase family 28 protein: MDFPRPTLSLLLLATTLAVTASAAIKSAPGDWAMVDEIVATIELPRIPAKDFVITDYGAKPGADVRPAIDAAITAASQAGGGRVIVPAGHWLSHGPVHLKSRINFHVAEGATLLFSPDPKDYLPVVLTRWEGTELYSYSPLIYAFEVEDVAISGKGTIDGNGASEFHGWNKRELQGDDMDRLRRMGSDGTPVAQRVFGEGTHLRPPLIQFFRAQRVLLEDYTLLHAPFWVNHLVYTDHATVRRIRVDSHHANNDGIDVDSSRFVLVEHCHFRTGDDSVVVKSGRDLDGRTLGRPSEYVVVRHNDMGGEDGIALGSEMSGDVRHVFFSDNILRKGVSAIRFKANLDRGGTVEHIRVRNFTVESFENLFWFQLDYPGQLGGNFPSTYRDIVFENFTVERAGTVFDGDAPAAAPLTEVVLRNIAIQQADKTFVLKNVEGLVLDNVTIGAQTINGRLQSRPAAK; the protein is encoded by the coding sequence ATGGACTTCCCGCGCCCCACCCTGTCCCTCCTCCTCCTTGCCACGACCCTCGCGGTCACCGCCAGCGCGGCCATCAAGAGTGCGCCCGGCGACTGGGCCATGGTGGATGAAATCGTCGCCACCATCGAACTGCCGCGAATCCCGGCGAAGGATTTCGTGATCACGGATTATGGCGCCAAGCCCGGTGCCGACGTCCGGCCGGCCATCGACGCGGCCATCACCGCCGCGTCCCAGGCCGGCGGCGGCCGCGTGATCGTGCCGGCGGGCCACTGGCTCAGCCACGGCCCCGTTCACCTGAAGAGCCGCATCAATTTCCACGTCGCCGAGGGCGCCACGCTCCTCTTCAGCCCCGACCCGAAAGATTATCTGCCCGTCGTGCTCACCCGCTGGGAGGGCACCGAGCTCTACAGCTATTCGCCGCTGATCTACGCCTTCGAGGTCGAGGATGTCGCCATAAGTGGCAAGGGCACGATCGACGGCAACGGCGCGAGCGAGTTCCATGGCTGGAACAAGCGCGAGCTGCAGGGCGACGACATGGACCGCCTGCGTCGCATGGGCTCGGACGGCACGCCGGTCGCCCAGCGCGTCTTCGGCGAAGGCACGCACCTGCGCCCGCCGCTCATCCAGTTCTTCCGCGCCCAGCGCGTCCTGCTGGAGGATTACACCCTGCTGCACGCGCCGTTCTGGGTGAATCATCTCGTTTACACGGACCACGCCACCGTGCGCCGCATCCGCGTGGACAGCCACCACGCCAACAACGACGGCATCGACGTCGATTCCAGCCGCTTCGTGCTGGTCGAGCACTGCCACTTCCGCACCGGCGACGACTCCGTCGTCGTGAAGTCCGGCCGCGACCTCGACGGCCGCACCCTCGGCCGGCCCAGCGAATACGTCGTCGTCCGCCACAACGACATGGGCGGCGAGGACGGCATCGCCCTCGGCAGCGAAATGTCGGGCGACGTGCGCCACGTGTTTTTCTCCGACAACATCCTGCGCAAGGGCGTCTCGGCGATCCGCTTCAAGGCCAACCTCGACCGCGGCGGCACCGTCGAGCACATCCGGGTGCGCAACTTCACGGTCGAGTCCTTCGAGAACCTCTTCTGGTTCCAGCTCGACTACCCCGGCCAGCTGGGCGGCAACTTCCCGTCCACCTACCGCGACATCGTGTTCGAGAACTTCACGGTCGAGCGCGCCGGCACGGTCTTTGACGGCGACGCCCCGGCCGCCGCGCCGTTGACCGAGGTCGTCTTGCGGAACATCGCCATCCAGCAGGCGGACAAAACCTTCGTGCTGAAAAACGTCGAAGGGCTCGTGCTGGATAATGTGACCATCGGCGCCCAGACGATCAACGGCCGGCTGCAATCCCGGCCCGCCGCGAAGTGA
- a CDS encoding PQQ-dependent sugar dehydrogenase, with product MKSRTKRVVGAVVVFLAGAALWMMRVPSGPVQPTGRVPAATGWRLQPVVAGLEHPWSLAWLPTGEMLVTERAGRLRVVSHGVLLPAPVTGLPATLGIGHGGLMDIVPHPRFAENRWIYFTYGLGTLEANGTRLARGRLSADLASLSEVEVLHTVSPLKPGPQHFGSRLLWLPDSTLLLALGDGGNPPIRLNGELMREQAQRPGSQLGKILRLSDDGTAPADNPFSGRPGFDPFIWTLGHRNIQGIARDAASGRIWANEHGSRGGDELNLLTPGANYGWPRATYSIEYTFGTISRANTLTGMTDPVVVWTPAQAPSGLQFYNGSAFPAWRGDLFSGALKRKEVRRIDLDGEGRVLGQESLPIGARVRDVRQGPDGHLYVLTDEKNGRLLRIEPAN from the coding sequence ATGAAGTCCCGCACCAAGCGCGTCGTCGGCGCCGTGGTTGTATTTCTGGCCGGGGCTGCGCTCTGGATGATGCGCGTGCCGTCCGGGCCGGTGCAGCCGACCGGCAGAGTGCCCGCCGCGACCGGCTGGCGCCTGCAGCCGGTGGTCGCAGGCCTCGAGCATCCCTGGTCGCTGGCCTGGCTGCCCACCGGCGAGATGCTCGTCACCGAACGGGCGGGTCGCCTGCGCGTCGTGTCCCATGGCGTGCTCCTGCCGGCCCCGGTGACCGGCCTGCCCGCGACGCTCGGGATCGGCCACGGCGGCCTGATGGACATCGTGCCGCATCCGCGCTTCGCCGAAAACCGGTGGATCTACTTCACCTACGGCCTCGGCACGCTTGAAGCCAATGGCACGAGGCTCGCCCGCGGGCGCCTGTCGGCCGACCTCGCTTCATTGAGTGAGGTCGAGGTGTTGCACACCGTCTCGCCCTTGAAGCCGGGTCCGCAGCACTTCGGCTCGCGCCTGCTGTGGCTGCCCGACAGCACGCTGCTGCTCGCCCTGGGCGACGGCGGCAATCCGCCGATCCGGCTCAACGGCGAGCTCATGCGCGAACAGGCGCAACGGCCCGGCAGCCAGCTCGGAAAAATCCTGCGCTTGAGCGACGACGGCACCGCCCCCGCCGACAACCCTTTCTCCGGCCGGCCGGGCTTCGATCCGTTCATCTGGACGCTCGGACACCGCAACATCCAGGGAATCGCACGCGATGCGGCCAGCGGCCGAATCTGGGCCAACGAACACGGCTCGCGCGGCGGCGACGAGCTCAACCTGCTGACGCCCGGCGCCAACTACGGCTGGCCGCGCGCCACCTACAGCATCGAATACACCTTCGGCACCATCAGTCGCGCCAACACCTTGACCGGCATGACGGACCCGGTGGTCGTGTGGACACCGGCCCAGGCGCCGAGCGGCCTGCAGTTCTACAACGGCAGCGCGTTCCCGGCGTGGCGCGGCGACCTGTTTTCGGGCGCGTTGAAGCGCAAAGAAGTGCGTCGGATCGATCTCGATGGTGAAGGGCGTGTGCTAGGCCAGGAAAGCCTGCCCATCGGGGCCCGCGTGCGGGACGTGCGCCAAGGCCCGGACGGGCATCTCTACGTGCTCACCGATGAGAAAAACGGCCGGTTGCTGCGCATCGAGCCGGCCAACTGA
- a CDS encoding ATP-binding protein, with protein sequence MSSQPPSPGQQAGRHFRRRYFVALSLIAALAIAGQVLVQLTLNRQSGDSHVVNMAGYQRMLSQRLTLKILLFDPTQADASAQLDAIEAMRDRWVGTHRKLVIGLPDIAYGATAHSTLAALLDEAGHPLGRIAALAADLSPQSTLSAANRTALLADQELFLPLMDSVVLGLEKSASARVAFLQRVEMALLLITLVVLALEALLIFQPAVRRLQTSIDQLEHRNRQAAGSLASLRHLTGGIAHHFNNLLTGIMGHAELERLDALRDGRSTEYADAQLECGKRAAAIVTQLTRYSGEARYRCEPVTLGPWLRSFIPAGAPDNPDVRITLDIADDATVAIDRSALEPAVHGLLANAIEAMNGSAGLIQVRLTQAVLLEPRTMSGPYRAELPPGLYACLCISDNGEGIAASEFDRIFDPFYSQRGLGRGLGLASVLGIVHGHGGGICVESAPNRGSEVSVYLPLSGRTAGKLPPAAAKKSPSNGAARE encoded by the coding sequence GTGTCCAGCCAGCCGCCATCACCCGGACAGCAAGCCGGGCGCCATTTCCGCCGCCGCTACTTCGTGGCACTCAGCCTGATTGCCGCGCTGGCCATCGCCGGACAGGTGCTCGTGCAGCTCACGCTGAACCGCCAAAGCGGCGACAGCCATGTGGTCAACATGGCGGGTTATCAGCGGATGCTCAGCCAGCGCCTGACACTGAAGATCCTGCTCTTCGATCCCACCCAGGCCGACGCCTCCGCCCAGCTCGACGCCATAGAAGCCATGCGCGACCGCTGGGTGGGCACCCACCGGAAACTCGTGATCGGTCTGCCCGACATCGCCTATGGCGCCACCGCCCACAGCACCCTGGCGGCCCTGTTGGACGAAGCCGGCCACCCGCTGGGCCGCATCGCCGCGCTCGCCGCCGACCTGTCACCGCAGTCAACGCTCTCCGCCGCCAATCGCACCGCTTTGCTGGCCGACCAGGAATTGTTTCTCCCGCTGATGGACTCCGTCGTCCTGGGTCTGGAGAAAAGCGCGAGCGCGCGCGTGGCCTTTTTGCAACGAGTGGAAATGGCGCTCCTGCTCATCACCCTGGTCGTGCTGGCGCTGGAGGCCCTCCTCATCTTCCAACCGGCGGTGCGACGCCTGCAGACTTCGATCGACCAGCTCGAACACCGCAACCGCCAGGCCGCCGGCAGCCTGGCGAGCCTACGCCACCTGACCGGCGGCATCGCGCACCATTTCAACAACCTGCTCACCGGCATCATGGGACACGCCGAATTGGAACGCCTCGACGCCCTGCGGGACGGCCGCAGCACCGAGTATGCGGACGCCCAGCTCGAGTGCGGCAAGCGCGCCGCGGCGATCGTCACGCAGCTCACACGCTATTCCGGCGAGGCGCGCTATCGTTGCGAGCCGGTCACGCTCGGACCGTGGCTCCGCTCTTTCATCCCGGCTGGCGCTCCCGACAATCCCGACGTGCGCATCACGCTCGATATCGCCGACGATGCCACCGTCGCGATCGACCGCTCCGCGCTCGAACCCGCCGTGCACGGTCTGCTGGCCAACGCCATCGAAGCGATGAACGGCAGCGCCGGCCTGATCCAAGTGCGCCTGACCCAGGCCGTCTTGCTCGAGCCCAGGACCATGTCCGGCCCCTACCGCGCCGAGCTGCCGCCCGGGCTGTATGCCTGCCTGTGCATCAGCGACAACGGCGAGGGGATCGCCGCGAGCGAGTTCGACCGGATATTCGACCCTTTCTACTCGCAACGCGGCCTCGGGCGCGGACTCGGCCTCGCCTCCGTGCTGGGCATCGTGCACGGCCATGGCGGCGGCATTTGCGTGGAGTCGGCCCCGAATCGCGGCTCGGAGGTTTCCGTTTATCTGCCCCTTTCCGGGCGGACCGCTGGCAAGCTGCCTCCTGCAGCAGCAAAAAAATCCCCGAGCAACGGCGCTGCGCGGGAGTGA
- a CDS encoding phosphoribosylanthranilate isomerase, producing the protein MINGVRLKVCGLTSLVDAEAADAIGADALGFIFYPKSPRGITLTQFAAMKDRLPPRKKVAVCVEPSAPELAALVGLGFDHYQIHFGTETPFPIMAGWSHLTGRNRLWLAPKLPPEQDVKPDWLPLADTFLLDTFHADKFGGTGETGDWAKFKRHRDTHPGKTWILSGGLKPDNVAAAVSATGAKFLDVNSGVELSPGVKDPARLKALVLALHHATKQDNPSYSA; encoded by the coding sequence ATGATCAACGGCGTCAGACTCAAGGTGTGCGGGCTAACCTCCTTGGTGGATGCCGAGGCGGCTGATGCCATCGGCGCCGATGCGCTCGGGTTCATTTTCTATCCCAAATCGCCGCGCGGGATCACGCTCACGCAGTTTGCCGCGATGAAGGACCGGCTGCCGCCGCGCAAGAAGGTGGCGGTGTGCGTCGAGCCCTCCGCCCCGGAGTTGGCCGCGCTGGTGGGCCTGGGGTTCGATCACTACCAGATTCATTTTGGCACAGAGACCCCGTTCCCGATCATGGCCGGCTGGTCGCATCTCACGGGGCGAAACCGGCTCTGGCTCGCGCCCAAGCTGCCGCCTGAACAGGACGTGAAGCCCGACTGGCTGCCGCTGGCGGACACCTTCCTCCTCGACACCTTTCACGCCGACAAATTCGGCGGCACGGGCGAAACCGGCGACTGGGCGAAATTCAAACGCCATCGCGACACGCACCCCGGGAAGACCTGGATTCTCTCCGGCGGCCTGAAACCCGACAACGTCGCCGCCGCGGTCTCGGCCACCGGCGCGAAGTTTCTCGACGTCAACAGCGGGGTGGAGCTGTCGCCGGGCGTCAAGGATCCGGCAAGACTCAAGGCGCTGGTGCTCGCCCTGCACCACGCCACGAAGCAGGACAATCCGTCGTATTCCGCTTAG
- a CDS encoding alpha/beta hydrolase family esterase, whose protein sequence is MRFVQLVLVALLAVVPAAAESLPRMTWTVAGTAREALVHLPTAMPPEGAPLVFVFHGHGGSMRQAARSMPLHEKWPEAVVVYPQGLPTPGQLTDKAGRRAGWQAHAGDQADRDLAFFDAMFAELATQHRIDRRRVYATGHSNGGGFTYLLWAERGERLAALAPSAALLSRGFQKFNPKPLLHLASREDKLVKFAWQERMLRFVLRLNGCGTLRPDTLGYTSYPSSTGHEVAVYLHSGGHAYPSDVAPGLIVKFFQSQALP, encoded by the coding sequence ATGCGTTTTGTCCAACTGGTGCTGGTCGCTTTGCTTGCGGTCGTGCCTGCGGCCGCGGAGTCGCTGCCACGCATGACGTGGACTGTGGCGGGGACCGCCCGCGAGGCACTGGTGCACTTGCCGACCGCGATGCCACCGGAGGGCGCGCCGCTGGTGTTTGTTTTTCACGGCCATGGTGGCTCGATGCGGCAGGCCGCCCGGAGCATGCCGCTGCATGAAAAGTGGCCCGAGGCGGTCGTGGTTTATCCGCAGGGGTTGCCTACGCCGGGACAACTCACGGACAAGGCTGGCCGCCGCGCCGGCTGGCAGGCGCACGCGGGGGATCAGGCGGACCGGGACCTGGCCTTCTTCGATGCGATGTTTGCGGAATTGGCCACGCAGCACCGGATTGACCGGCGCCGCGTGTATGCCACCGGGCACTCGAACGGCGGGGGCTTCACCTACCTGCTATGGGCGGAGCGGGGCGAGCGATTGGCCGCGTTGGCGCCCTCTGCAGCGCTGTTGTCCCGCGGGTTTCAGAAATTCAACCCCAAGCCCCTGCTACACCTGGCGAGCCGGGAGGATAAATTGGTGAAGTTCGCCTGGCAGGAGCGCATGCTACGCTTTGTCCTGCGACTCAATGGCTGCGGAACGCTCCGGCCGGATACGTTGGGCTACACGTCCTATCCTTCGTCCACCGGTCACGAAGTAGCGGTGTATCTGCACTCCGGCGGCCATGCCTATCCCTCTGACGTGGCACCCGGTTTGATCGTGAAGTTTTTCCAGTCGCAGGCGTTGCCCTGA
- a CDS encoding methyl-accepting chemotaxis protein: protein MSLSSHHKILAGFALVMAAAALLAGAALAWLYHLDRQLGTLSAVTTGAEVLRVMTPEVRRGYVVVLAVGAAGTLVSCLCIWWVWSTLGRVLRNVGRTLQASSSQVLVSAGALSNDSRELADNATRAAGAITSTGAAIEQLGGLTRRNTDNAGALRQLTGEARQAAGAGSGEMQALTATMRLMEERSAEVARILGTIDEIAFQTNLLALNAAVEAARAGEAGVGFSVVAEEVRSLARRSAEAARETADRIQTATDTTREGVASANRAAERLQHIVSCNQRLDELAARMETDSGEQRAGLEALRASATELDRLTRQNAVTAQGAAESSGTLRDEADHLGKAVLTLRELVEGAAVGATQEPNAARMAAASDGVGRPKTWLSSRRSSNNAPCAAPTSQLASPVTNGGGRPALGRVPA, encoded by the coding sequence ATGTCACTCTCATCCCATCACAAAATTCTTGCCGGGTTCGCCCTGGTCATGGCGGCAGCCGCCCTGCTGGCCGGGGCGGCGCTGGCTTGGCTCTACCACCTCGACCGACAACTCGGCACCCTGTCTGCCGTCACGACCGGAGCCGAGGTTTTGCGCGTCATGACCCCGGAGGTCAGGCGCGGCTATGTCGTCGTGCTGGCCGTGGGCGCGGCCGGCACCCTCGTGTCATGCCTGTGCATCTGGTGGGTGTGGTCAACCCTGGGTCGGGTGCTGCGCAATGTCGGGCGAACGCTGCAGGCCTCGTCCTCCCAGGTGCTGGTCTCCGCCGGTGCGTTGTCGAACGACAGCCGCGAACTGGCGGACAATGCCACCCGGGCCGCCGGAGCGATCACGAGCACCGGCGCGGCCATTGAACAGCTCGGCGGCCTCACTCGCCGCAACACCGACAACGCCGGAGCACTGCGACAGCTTACGGGTGAGGCGCGCCAGGCCGCCGGTGCCGGTTCGGGCGAAATGCAGGCACTCACCGCCACCATGCGCCTGATGGAGGAGCGCAGCGCAGAGGTTGCCCGCATTCTCGGCACCATTGACGAGATCGCCTTCCAGACCAATTTGCTGGCATTGAATGCCGCCGTGGAAGCAGCCCGGGCGGGTGAAGCCGGGGTCGGCTTCTCGGTCGTGGCCGAGGAAGTGCGCTCGCTGGCCCGGCGCAGCGCCGAGGCGGCCCGTGAAACGGCTGATCGCATCCAAACCGCCACGGACACAACCCGGGAAGGCGTGGCGTCGGCCAACCGCGCCGCGGAGCGGCTCCAGCACATCGTCTCCTGCAACCAGCGACTCGACGAACTTGCTGCCCGGATGGAGACGGACAGCGGGGAACAGCGCGCCGGTTTGGAGGCGCTTCGCGCCTCGGCGACGGAGCTCGACCGGTTGACCAGGCAAAACGCGGTCACCGCACAGGGCGCCGCCGAATCCTCGGGCACCTTGCGCGATGAGGCCGATCATCTCGGCAAGGCGGTCCTGACTCTGCGGGAATTGGTCGAGGGTGCCGCCGTGGGTGCCACTCAGGAGCCCAACGCGGCGCGGATGGCCGCGGCCAGCGATGGGGTTGGCCGGCCGAAGACCTGGCTGAGTTCCCGCCGGTCGTCGAACAACGCACCTTGCGCGGCACCGACATCCCAGCTGGCGAGTCCGGTAACCAACGGGGGCGGCAGACCGGCTTTGGGCAGGGTGCCTGCGTAG
- a CDS encoding DegT/DnrJ/EryC1/StrS family aminotransferase, with the protein MKVPFLDLKLQHAPLRAEVLAALADTFDNTRFCLGKDVEDFEKSFSTTLGYPRTLGMNSGTSPLHVASLCGGFGPGDEVITTPFTFASSCWGISYVGAKPVFVDIDPDTWCISPEAIAKAITPRTKGIVVVHIFGQPARMDEIMAVAKQHNLFVVEDCAQAVGARYKGVPVGVIGDCGTFSFYPTKNLGACGEGGAFVSKHPAVMDKAQLLRVHGSPKRYAHAEVGFNFRMDGFQGAVLNIKLRHLARWTERRRAIAAKYRAGIKHKDIQLPVVPAYGESVWHQFTLLHPQRDALRVHLEKNGVGTEIIYPGPMHRQECYASLGYAAGSLPLAEKTSATCVSLPIFPELTDEQVEHVIKTVNSF; encoded by the coding sequence ATGAAAGTCCCTTTTCTCGATCTTAAGCTCCAGCACGCGCCGCTGCGCGCCGAGGTGCTCGCCGCTCTGGCCGACACCTTCGACAACACCCGCTTCTGTCTCGGCAAAGACGTGGAGGATTTCGAGAAATCCTTCAGCACCACCCTCGGTTACCCGCGCACGCTCGGCATGAACAGCGGCACGTCGCCGCTGCACGTTGCCTCGCTCTGTGGCGGCTTCGGGCCGGGGGACGAGGTGATCACCACGCCTTTCACTTTCGCCTCCAGCTGCTGGGGCATCAGCTACGTCGGCGCCAAGCCGGTGTTCGTGGACATCGATCCCGACACCTGGTGCATCAGCCCCGAGGCCATCGCCAAAGCGATCACGCCACGCACCAAGGGCATCGTGGTCGTCCATATCTTCGGTCAGCCCGCGCGCATGGACGAGATCATGGCCGTGGCGAAGCAGCACAATCTGTTCGTCGTCGAGGACTGCGCGCAGGCCGTTGGTGCCCGCTACAAGGGCGTGCCGGTGGGTGTGATCGGCGATTGCGGCACGTTCAGCTTCTATCCGACCAAAAACCTGGGCGCCTGCGGCGAAGGCGGGGCCTTTGTCTCGAAACATCCGGCCGTCATGGACAAGGCGCAGCTCCTGCGCGTCCATGGTTCGCCCAAGCGTTACGCGCACGCCGAGGTCGGTTTTAACTTCCGCATGGACGGCTTCCAAGGCGCGGTCCTCAACATCAAGCTCAGGCACCTCGCCCGCTGGACCGAGCGCCGCCGGGCCATCGCCGCCAAGTACCGCGCCGGCATCAAGCACAAGGACATCCAGCTGCCCGTCGTTCCGGCCTACGGCGAAAGCGTCTGGCATCAGTTCACGCTGCTGCATCCGCAGCGCGACGCCCTGCGCGTCCATCTCGAAAAGAACGGGGTCGGCACGGAGATCATTTACCCGGGCCCGATGCACCGGCAGGAGTGCTACGCCTCGCTCGGCTACGCCGCTGGCAGCCTGCCCCTGGCGGAGAAAACCAGCGCGACCTGCGTCAGCCTGCCGATCTTTCCCGAGCTGACCGACGAACAGGTCGAGCATGTGATCAAGACGGTGAACTCGTTCTGA
- a CDS encoding uroporphyrinogen-III synthase gives MADKKSLSGRRIAVTRPAGSAGEWRTRLEAHGAEVIDLPLIKVSKEVNLNTLAEVLQEMGSYEWVIFTSANGVKFFFDEFIRVHEDIRALGLVRLAAVGEATAAALRDLHLRVDLQPKKASGEELAKELIKRESMDSAKVLVVTGSRNREALVELLHEARTIVDQLQVYKTEETSLNADPVAGDFRAKGADAILFASPSAAQSFFDQAAALKLAPKARKPLAGSIGPTTTAAMKQLGLPVDFEAAEPSLDALVAALLKKI, from the coding sequence ATGGCTGATAAAAAATCTCTTTCCGGTCGCCGCATCGCGGTCACCCGTCCTGCCGGTTCGGCCGGTGAATGGCGCACCCGCCTCGAAGCCCACGGCGCGGAGGTCATCGACCTGCCGCTCATCAAGGTCAGCAAGGAGGTGAATCTCAATACGCTCGCCGAGGTGCTGCAGGAGATGGGCAGCTACGAGTGGGTGATATTCACCAGCGCCAACGGCGTGAAGTTTTTCTTCGATGAGTTCATCCGCGTGCATGAGGACATCCGTGCGCTCGGGCTCGTGCGCCTCGCCGCGGTCGGCGAGGCCACGGCCGCGGCGTTGCGGGATTTGCATCTCCGCGTGGACCTGCAGCCGAAGAAGGCCAGCGGCGAGGAGCTCGCGAAGGAGCTCATCAAGCGCGAGTCCATGGACAGCGCGAAGGTGCTGGTGGTCACCGGCAGCCGGAACCGGGAGGCCTTGGTCGAGTTGCTGCATGAGGCGCGCACGATCGTGGACCAGCTGCAGGTTTACAAAACCGAGGAAACGTCGCTCAACGCGGATCCCGTGGCCGGTGACTTCCGGGCCAAGGGCGCCGACGCGATTCTCTTTGCCAGCCCGTCGGCCGCGCAGTCGTTTTTCGATCAGGCCGCCGCGCTTAAGCTTGCGCCCAAGGCCCGCAAACCGCTTGCCGGCAGCATCGGACCGACGACGACCGCAGCGATGAAGCAGCTCGGCCTGCCCGTGGACTTCGAGGCCGCGGAGCCCAGTTTGGATGCTCTCGTGGCCGCGCTGCTCAAGAAAATCTGA